Genomic DNA from Setaria italica strain Yugu1 chromosome V, Setaria_italica_v2.0, whole genome shotgun sequence:
GGGATATTCCCGTTCCTACCGTTTGAATCGGCTGAAGGTTGTTACCGCCGCTTCATCCGGCAACAACCAACTACCGTCATTTCATCCGGCGGTAACTCCATGAGCCCCACAGCTGCGAGGATTCCACATGCCGCCCGCCATTTCATATGGCAGTAAGCGGTTTCCCTCGCCACGGTGTCTCATGTTCGTTGACGTGGCGCCCCTTGCACAGATACCGCCGGATGAAACAGCGGTAACTTTTCTTACCGCCAGTTCAAACGGTGGTATGGGTCTAAATCTGCTAATTTTTTCTCAAGtatttatttctacaaaatcgttaaaaaatatataaataaaaaaattctgatGATGACAGTCCGAATTGGTTCATTTTTCCTCTTGAGATTCTGAACACGATTCGGCCAACATCAATCAAATTGACAACGGACAAATCGTCTCATCGTTGACAAGCAGGCGGAGTGTGGGCCAGAAGGCCCCTCGATCGACTGGAGGACCGACCGGCCGGAAACGGACCAGAGCGAGTTCGCCATAGCAGCCAGAGAGCCAGGCACAAACAGAAACGTCACCATGGGAGTACCTGAGCTGAGCGTGAGCGTAACACAAGGAGGAAACAGACCGCGCAGGCACGGACCTATCAGACGTTCGGGGAGTGGCATGGGGGCCGAAGCTTCTTTCTCTGCGGCTTCGTGCCGTGGTCACGGCGATGTGGGACGCCATCGCGCATGGACGCACACATGCGGCCAGAGAGCGCGCGGGTGCCGACGAGGAGTGGAGTTCGACCTGGAAAGGTGCGTAGCTCTCGCCTCCCCGTCGCATCAGATGATCAAAATATGCAGGAACGGTGAGCGCGCCCACAGCACGAACGCGCCGAGAGAGCCTGGTGCTTGCCGAAACCGGAGTTAATTAGCATATCAGCAGCTCGCCTCAAATCGCTGCTCCGATCCCTCCTCATCAGCCTCTTATCCGATCCCTGTTCATATTCCCGGCTCGTTCGTGTACCCCGGACCCCAGCAGACCTGAAAGGACGATGGAATTAGCTCATAGCCCCTACGGCCATCGAACAACCCACTACTAGCTCGTTAGTCGTTACGACTGTCACTTTTGACTTAAGTTAATCGTTTGCTCGCTCGTACAACTTGCAGTGATGCTTGGACAGTGTTTGCTCGCTGTGCCTTGGGAGGATTGGAACGAGTGACACGGCGGGTGGTCACTATGTGGCCTCTTTCCAGTACCGCGCATCCAGAATGGCTTCAACTATTGAACATGACCGATCGATCTTTTGTGGTACAATGCATGGATAACCTAGCTTAAAATCCTCTGCAAGTTGCCAAGTTGTCTGATACAGCTTAGAGCCTTAGACTACTATTAGTATTCCTTTCTGTTTGCATGCGTGCACTTGGATTATTACAGCATATAGGGCGCGCATGGAGCCATGAGCCTTTCTTCTCTTGTCATGAAGCCACTCGATATAAGGTCAGGTTTAGTCCTTTTTGTTTGCCTAGAAAGGCCAGTCTAACTGACCTACTCCTTTCGTTCTAACGTTCTAAATTGTatgtcattttaacttttctggatatatatattttaccatatatctaaacataatatattatatctaaacataatatattatatctaggtgcatagttaaAATCATGTATCTACAAACACCAAAATGACTTAGACGGACGGAGTATAGGAATATAAACAACTCGTGAAATTGAAGATCATCATGACGCCTTCCTCGTGAATTGTGGCAGCGGTTTGTAGGGTAGTCTCTCTTATTTGCAGCTTGAGTGGAGTTGTAatgttgttttttcctttttgtggtTGTTATTCCTTTTCTTTAACAGAAATTCGTCAAATCTCTTGCcatcctttcaaaaaaaatcatgacATCTTCGTTCCGTTCCTGAGTGCAAACGAAAATTTTACGTCATGACTGAAGGAAAGGAGAAATAGTTATGCCTCAAAAGGAGTTTGAAAGCGTTAGCTCGAAATTTTAATGCactgattttattattttagttGAAATCCATCTCGTTTTTAGACAGAATTACAGTTTGGGCCAACTCTTGCAGGCCCATGCTGCTTTCTGTGTATAGTCCAGCCCACAATTTACGAAACGATTGTTTATAGTCAGGCCCACGGGCCCAAAAGGAGCCGATGGCCTAGGAACGTCAGAGACAGACACGTCGGACGGAGAACAATCCTACGCGGCCGGACCGAGCCACTCCCATATTGACAAGTCACCGCCACGATGGCACCTCCGCGGCCAGGTGTCCCTCTCCCGCGCACCGACGGGTCGCAGTTAGTGGAGGCTCCAATACGCCAGATCATGTCGACCATATTTAACTCATCTATTATATTCAGTGGCTAATGATGAGAGTAAGTGCGGTTTGGCTCCCGCCTTTTTTTGTTTCAGTGAGCCGCTCTCGGCGCATTTTGGTCTTACAAAAGTCAGCTTGAACACGCAATCTGTGGGTGTTTGTTATGCTCTCGTCTTCATCTTCTGTACTTGGCAACTTGTTTGTTCCCCAGCTTGATCGAGCAGGACTGCCTTTTGCAAATTTGTAGCTTCGTTACAGGACCCTCTCAAAGCAATCTAAACATTAACAAGGTTAAAAATACGTTGTGCgttttttttaaagaagaaAATGAAGCACTCCCTTGCAAATTTGTATTCTTAATTCTAATAAAAAATTGCTTTTGCCAATGAATTATGCCGCCCATCTGGCTCTTCCATCAGGTGGCTAGTGAGGTGCGTCTTAGCTCCATGACTCGATGTTGTCTCCATTAATCCACGTTCGACTAGTCCATCAGGTCAAGCTAATCTCCTTTTGGAATTGCCGCTAAACAATCCACTGACGGCGACCCCAAATATCTTACTGCCCCCTCCCCGTTCCTATATAAACCCCTCCCCACGCCGTGCCGCGAGAGAACACTCTCCCACTGTAAACAAGTTTGTTCCACCGCACACCCTGACTTCTTCACGTTACAAAACTTGCAACTTGCCAAGATAGGATGGACGTCGAGCAGCTGCATGCAAGGAGGCTCCtgtcgcacgccgccgccgcggctgccccGACGCATCGGCCGGCCGTGCAGGAGCAGGTGCAGGTGGCCGAAGCGCGCACGGGCGCCGCGTCGCCCTTCAGCTCGCTGAACGCGACGGTGATCACGGTGCTGTCGATGCTCCTGTGCGGGCTCGTGGTCGTGCTCGCGGTCCACGTGATCGTGCGGTGCGCGTTCCGCGTCACGCGCCGCGTGTGCTACGGCCAGGAGGAgccccccggcggcggcggcgccggggcgtcGGGGgcgtccccctcctcctcctgccagGCCGACCCCAGGAGGAAGGGCGGCCGACCCCGCCGCGCCCTGCCACCGCCGGTGGTCTATGCGCCCGAGGTCGAGCTCGCCGGGTGCGGCGCGGCGGAATGCGCCATCTGCCTGACCGAGTTCGCCAACGGCGACCGCGTGCGCGCGCTGCCGCACTGCAACCACGGGTTCCACGTCCGGTGCATCGACCGCTGGCTCGCCGCGCGGCAGACGTGCCCCACCTGCAGGCGGGCGCCGTTCGCCGCTAAACCCTCCCTGCCGGAAAGGGCTGAGGCGCCGGAGGCTGTGCAGGTTCAGGTGCAAGttgacgccggcgccgggcagCGCGAGACTCAATAGCGAGAAGCAATGAAGATTAACTGTACAGTGTTGGTGAACAGCGAACATTTTTGGACGTGCTCTCATCTGTGATGCTGCGATCATGATCTTTTTtggtttcttttttattcttttcctttttttttcttaacgCTGTAGAAGTGGCCCGGTCCGATAATGGTATGAAGTGGCACCTGCAGTTGCAAATATATGGTGGCCGACGAAGCAACTGTTGCACATAAGgcttttgtaaaaaaaaaggatttcCATGGCTCCTTTAGTCCTTTTTGCATTGGTGCCACGGTCGCACGGGAATTGTCCATGACTCGACCTCGTGGAGTTCAATTACGTGTTGGAACTCGGAAGTGAGTGAGGTCCTATGTATGCATCTTCTCTGCGACGAACTTCACAGTCCATCAAACATGGCACGGCCCACTGAATACATTCGGCCCATGAACTACTAAACAAAATCCTCTCTATAAATAACATAAAACACCCTTTCGAGAAAGGGTAGAAACAAGTAATCGCGGACAGGACTATGGTATGAAGTATGTACTCTGATGCATCGTCTCAAAAACAGACCTCTTTCAaatttttatttctcttttatGAAGAATCAGAAGTGCATGTTGCAATATAATCGTCTTGGAGGCGAGTTTTGAGAGTTAGAAGGCtcacttcttcctcctcgtcaaTTTTCACcgtttctttctcttctccttattttctctcttctcctctTGCTCAGGAGGTTGGACATAGAACATGAAGGGTCAACACCTTTGATTTCCGTTGATCATTTCACATCTTTCCTCCATGAAAAAATACATTAATTAGTTGGAACGTATACATGTAGCTTCCCTGCCTACGTGTGCTAACCGCTTGGTTCCGTGTCGTGTGCTTCTTGTCAACAACGTACtactgctcttcttcttcttaatataatgattcACAACTCAGTCAAAATATATACTCAAGGTCAAACCAAGTGTATTAATTTAAAGTCATTTGAGAATAGGAATGTGGAACAACTATAGGCCAACAACAAAAGACTGAGCACTTCATCAAATGTGATAGAAACGTGAAACGTCCACCCGAAGGATCTCAAAACTTTCCAATACCACTTAATGACAATGCCACCATTtcatgagagaaaaaaaaatcaccctATGCGCTACAAAGTCAGACTACCAAACATTTTTTTACTTATAATACCATGTGCCATCTTGGGTTGCTTCCTTCGAAACCCGTCCAACTTTACATTATCTAGCCCCATTCACCGCAATAATACGCCAAAATAATGCGGAGGGCACGAAGCACGCTTTTGAGTTGGACGTTGGAAAGTTCTCCCCGCCCCCAGAGTGGGATCTCTGCCGGCCGGGCCCGAGTGCTGAAAGCACCGACGATGTATCACCGCCCGGCTCCGTTCAGCGTGCGTGGTGCCGTTGCTGACCTGCTGTTCCGGCGTCAGAGGAACCGGAAAAAGGATCGCGTCAGATCTCCGGCAGAACGTGCGAAATGATTGCACCTGTTCAACTCGCGGGAGTTCGGTTTCGCGCTTTTGGGCACGTTTAGTtgcccaaaatcccaactttgatactatacaaaaagaagattctccatcatatcaaatttacggtacatgcatggagtactaaatgtagacgaaaccaaaaactaattgcacagttttgttgtactttgcgagataatcttttgagcctaattagtcaatgtttgaacaataattcacaaatacaaacaaaatgctacagttgcgcatttatggcaaaatgcaaattttgccactcccatttgataactaaacaaggcctttccTGGTTTGGCCTGGCGTCTGGACTCTGGCGACTGGTCCGTACGGAGCTAGTGCGGGGGCGATTTCGACACTGATAATGGCGCTCTCGACTCGACGGTCTCAAACTATCGGGTTTAAATCATGTTGATAAGTTTCTGGGCTCCAATTGCTGCGATCCTTGTTGCGATCCCGAGTCACGAGGTTGCTGCTTTGAGGGTAATTGACTTCGTACCTCGTAGCGAATCTTTAGGGCACGGACAGGAGTACGGGAATGGTAGAAATCGCGATCATCTGATGAGGATTGGGTTGGAGGTGAGTAATCGCCAACGTTTAACCTGTCTGGCTTATCTGCCTCTGCGGTGGTAGATATTTGTGGGGGCTCGGATCGCACTCGGTAAGGGTGAAATGAGTGTACCCGATAGTGGAACGTGATAGGGGTTCCTCTGTCTCTGAAGATCCTCGGAAACATCCCATGTGATATTTGATCCTGCTAGAAAAACTTCTTTTTAGACTTTTTTTTATAGCACAGTAAAAGGGTTGTGCACTGTTGCCGGCGTCCGGCAGGACgacggacgacgaggaggaccggacttttttatttttttattttttattttggtatttttcaaaaatatatatcctaataaaaaaattaaaaatctaAGCCGTAGTTTGAAACTGCGGAAGGTGCACTGTAGCAACCTTACTGCCAGTTGAACCGCGGAATTTCCCTCcagtacactttcaaaaaattataactaattcatatgaactcagatggagataaaatctatataaaaattgtagctctcgatgagatttacaactttgtagttaaacaTTTTCTTTTAGATCCATCTTGGTTTTCAAATAATTGATaaaaatttt
This window encodes:
- the LOC101753016 gene encoding RING-H2 finger protein ATL75, translated to MDVEQLHARRLLSHAAAAAAPTHRPAVQEQVQVAEARTGAASPFSSLNATVITVLSMLLCGLVVVLAVHVIVRCAFRVTRRVCYGQEEPPGGGGAGASGASPSSSCQADPRRKGGRPRRALPPPVVYAPEVELAGCGAAECAICLTEFANGDRVRALPHCNHGFHVRCIDRWLAARQTCPTCRRAPFAAKPSLPERAEAPEAVQVQVQVDAGAGQRETQ